A genome region from Candidatus Binataceae bacterium includes the following:
- a CDS encoding (2Fe-2S)-binding protein yields the protein MSLSLNVNGKTEQINAAPDTPLLYILRDELRLNGPRFGCGLGQCGACTVLINGTPMRSCSVPVALAEHHAITTLEGLGSVAKPHPLQAAFIHEQAAQCGYCINGMIMTAKALLDRNPHPSEAQIKRALNANLCRCGTHLRIVRAVKRAAQVSA from the coding sequence GTGAGCCTCTCGCTTAACGTAAATGGCAAAACCGAGCAGATTAATGCTGCACCTGATACTCCGCTACTGTACATCCTGCGCGACGAGTTGCGGCTTAACGGGCCCCGCTTCGGCTGCGGCCTGGGCCAATGCGGCGCCTGCACCGTCCTGATCAACGGCACCCCGATGCGCTCCTGCTCGGTCCCGGTTGCGCTGGCCGAGCACCATGCGATCACCACGCTGGAGGGATTGGGTAGCGTGGCCAAGCCGCATCCGCTCCAAGCGGCATTCATCCACGAACAGGCGGCGCAATGCGGCTACTGCATCAACGGCATGATCATGACGGCCAAGGCGCTGCTCGATCGCAACCCCCATCCCAGCGAGGCTCAGATCAAGCGCGCGCTCAATGCCAACCTGTGCCGCTGCGGCACCCACCTGCGCATAGTCCGCGCGGTTAAGCGCGCAGCACAGGTCAGCGCTTAG
- a CDS encoding molybdopterin cofactor-binding domain-containing protein, which translates to MAITRGSITRRQALAGVIKGTGALIVGFSFAPALAQTQRRASGRPAGVPPAGASELDSWLKIAPDGEVTVFTSKVELGTGVETALAQIVAEELDVPVSRIHMVTGDTARSVDQAVTSASRTVMRAGPQLRQAAAVAHQHLLKLAAARLKVPATQLRVQDGVVAVADDPRRRISYGELIGDRRFNLQMPVSGSGWEMQVAPGVRAKDPKDYKIVGTSVPRFDLPPKVTGEFTYVHDVRLEGMLHGRVVRPPVVNSAPLEIDETSLRSIPDLVKVVHQGNFVGVVTRSEWSAIQAAAALKVRWATPTLKLPANDEALYAYLRDTAAVERRMVAHQGDPEAALRGAAQPLQATYRWPFQLHAMIGPSCAVADVRPDGVTVWSGTQGPFNTRHRVAQLLGVPETQVRVIYREGAGCYGRLSSDDVSEDAALMSRAVGKPVRVLWTRHDEHGWEPKGPAQLMFARAYIDSSGRIQAWDFIDRGFPWTTNTNPLLASQQVGHKPTQQGMINGFSGGGEIYAVTNQRVLLEAIPWLQYDLTPLRTSNLRAPGAVARCFASESFIDELAAAAKVDPVRLRLRHLKDRRLHDVLVAALKRAGRPKKRAQSGGALKTGRGVALANQDDTAVAAVAEVEVDTSSGQVRVTRVVEAHDCGRIVNPNGLRNQIEGNVVQSVGRALLEQVEFNATGVRSLDWLSYPIIKFEAVPEVDVVLINRIDMEPLGAGEPSSVPVVGAIANAVFDATGARLRAVPFTPARVLAALKETSPHAA; encoded by the coding sequence ATGGCGATCACACGCGGATCGATTACTCGCCGTCAAGCTTTGGCTGGAGTTATCAAAGGCACCGGCGCGCTGATCGTCGGCTTCAGCTTCGCTCCCGCGCTGGCCCAGACTCAGCGGCGCGCAAGCGGCCGACCTGCCGGCGTACCGCCGGCGGGAGCCAGCGAGCTGGACTCGTGGCTTAAGATCGCCCCCGACGGCGAGGTCACGGTATTTACCAGCAAAGTGGAGTTGGGCACGGGGGTGGAAACCGCGCTGGCGCAAATCGTGGCCGAAGAACTCGACGTACCGGTGTCGCGAATCCATATGGTTACCGGCGATACCGCCCGCAGCGTGGATCAGGCGGTCACTTCCGCCAGCCGAACCGTGATGAGGGCCGGACCGCAGTTGCGCCAGGCCGCCGCGGTGGCCCATCAGCATCTGCTCAAGCTGGCGGCAGCTCGGCTGAAAGTTCCAGCAACCCAACTGCGGGTGCAGGACGGTGTCGTGGCGGTCGCCGATGACCCGCGGCGCCGGATTTCCTACGGCGAGCTTATCGGCGATCGGCGTTTCAATCTGCAGATGCCGGTCAGCGGCAGCGGCTGGGAGATGCAAGTGGCGCCCGGAGTACGCGCCAAGGATCCTAAAGATTACAAGATCGTGGGGACTTCGGTACCCCGCTTCGATCTGCCGCCCAAGGTCACCGGCGAATTCACCTATGTTCACGATGTCCGCCTCGAGGGAATGTTACATGGACGGGTGGTGCGCCCACCGGTAGTGAACTCGGCACCGCTGGAGATCGACGAAACGTCGCTGCGCTCGATTCCCGATTTGGTCAAAGTCGTCCACCAGGGCAATTTCGTCGGCGTGGTAACGCGAAGCGAGTGGAGCGCAATTCAGGCCGCCGCCGCGCTCAAGGTACGCTGGGCTACGCCGACACTGAAGTTGCCCGCCAACGACGAGGCGCTCTACGCCTACTTGCGCGATACCGCAGCGGTCGAGCGCCGCATGGTCGCGCATCAAGGTGATCCCGAAGCCGCCCTGCGGGGCGCGGCGCAACCGCTGCAGGCGACCTATCGCTGGCCCTTTCAATTACACGCGATGATCGGGCCTTCGTGCGCGGTCGCCGACGTGCGACCCGATGGCGTGACCGTATGGAGCGGCACCCAAGGTCCGTTCAACACGCGCCATCGCGTGGCACAGCTTCTGGGTGTCCCCGAAACGCAGGTTCGCGTCATCTATCGTGAGGGCGCGGGCTGTTATGGCAGGCTTTCTTCCGACGACGTCTCCGAGGACGCCGCGCTAATGTCGCGTGCGGTCGGCAAGCCGGTACGAGTGCTGTGGACGCGGCATGACGAACACGGTTGGGAACCCAAGGGACCAGCCCAACTCATGTTTGCACGCGCCTATATCGACAGCAGCGGGCGGATTCAGGCCTGGGACTTCATCGATCGAGGCTTTCCCTGGACCACCAACACCAATCCCTTGCTCGCTTCCCAGCAAGTGGGCCATAAGCCCACCCAGCAAGGGATGATCAACGGCTTCAGCGGCGGCGGCGAAATCTACGCCGTCACTAATCAGCGCGTGCTGCTGGAGGCAATTCCCTGGTTGCAGTACGACCTCACCCCCTTGCGGACCAGTAACTTGCGCGCCCCGGGGGCGGTAGCGCGTTGCTTCGCCAGCGAATCTTTCATCGACGAGCTCGCTGCCGCCGCCAAGGTCGATCCGGTTCGCTTGCGCCTGCGCCATCTCAAGGACCGCCGCCTGCACGACGTGCTAGTTGCCGCCCTCAAGCGCGCCGGTCGTCCAAAGAAACGAGCCCAGAGCGGGGGCGCGCTCAAGACCGGGCGCGGGGTCGCGCTGGCCAACCAGGACGATACTGCCGTCGCCGCGGTGGCCGAGGTCGAAGTGGACACCTCCAGCGGCCAAGTGCGGGTGACTCGCGTGGTCGAGGCCCACGACTGCGGGCGAATCGTTAATCCCAACGGGCTTCGCAATCAGATTGAAGGCAACGTAGTGCAGAGTGTGGGGCGCGCACTGTTGGAGCAGGTCGAGTTCAACGCCACCGGAGTGCGCAGCCTGGACTGGCTGAGCTATCCGATCATCAAATTCGAGGCCGTGCCCGAGGTCGATGTGGTTTTGATCAACCGCATTGATATGGAGCCGCTGGGAGCGGGAGAACCCTCCAGCGTCCCGGTGGTCGGGGCGATCGCCAACGCCGTATTCGACGCCACCGGAGCGCGCCTGCGCGCGGTCCCCTTTACTCCGGCGAGGGTACTGGCGGCGCTCAAAGAAACCTCCCCTCACGCCGCATAG